The following are encoded together in the Blastocatellia bacterium genome:
- a CDS encoding RNA-binding protein, producing MFMKLYVGNLPFSTTESDLTSLFSEVGNVQSTRLMTDRETGQSRGFAFVELADRSEGEAAITRFNGHMLNGRAIKVNEAKPQENNRGGGGGGGRDRGASRGGGYGGGGGRDRDRGGRGYNR from the coding sequence ATTTTTATGAAATTGTATGTAGGCAATCTCCCCTTTTCAACCACTGAATCAGACTTAACCAGTCTATTTTCTGAAGTTGGCAACGTTCAATCAACACGACTAATGACAGATCGAGAAACCGGACAATCCAGAGGATTTGCTTTTGTAGAACTAGCTGATCGTAGCGAAGGTGAAGCAGCAATTACCCGCTTTAATGGTCATATGCTTAATGGTCGTGCCATTAAAGTAAATGAAGCCAAACCCCAAGAAAATAATCGTGGTGGTGGCGGTGGCGGTGGTCGTGATCGTGGAGCTAGTCGCGGCGGTGGTTATGGTGGTGGCGGCGGCCGTGATCGTGATCGTGGTGGTCGCGGTTATAATCGCTAA
- a CDS encoding aldo/keto reductase, whose protein sequence is MSNCSRRNFLKNSVLVGAASMIGCNTTSSDTNPTSSSVEVKSAAPPAVDPTINTLAGKQLPTATLGRTGVKVPILSHGGLYELNTIMVARAFELGINYFDVADCYLNGQSETVLGKTLAKLGKRKEAFIVSKYHPKQASEMLTGIDQRLTNLQTDYLDAFYIHQIGDGEYPKECVDWPKSKEWKDVAEKLKKEKKIKYFGLSCHAGTLPQIMEAAAEGGFVDMIMFRYNFRSVNSDALNRAIDKAKKANIGLIAMKTQGGRVSFQEKADPFTEKGFNKAQSTLKAVWADGRIDTIVSNMPSLQIVQENATAALQNQISAAERQLLDEYAKQTNHLVCHGCDHLCSPHVNTPVRIGDTLRYLMYHDNYQDPTMAKNLFSQLPVDARKAILNTNYLQAEAACPHGLQISKMMSEAVHKLA, encoded by the coding sequence ATGAGTAATTGCAGTAGAAGAAATTTCTTAAAAAATTCTGTTTTAGTAGGTGCTGCTAGTATGATTGGTTGTAACACAACTAGTAGCGACACTAACCCTACATCAAGTTCCGTAGAAGTAAAGTCAGCCGCACCTCCAGCAGTTGACCCTACTATTAATACATTAGCTGGAAAACAGCTTCCCACTGCCACATTAGGCAGAACTGGTGTAAAAGTCCCAATTCTTTCTCATGGCGGTTTATATGAATTAAATACAATAATGGTGGCCCGCGCCTTTGAGTTAGGAATAAATTACTTTGACGTTGCAGATTGTTACCTTAATGGTCAAAGCGAAACTGTTCTAGGAAAAACCTTAGCAAAACTAGGTAAGCGAAAAGAAGCTTTTATTGTTTCCAAATACCATCCTAAACAAGCTAGCGAGATGTTAACAGGCATTGACCAACGTTTAACTAACCTTCAAACCGACTATTTAGATGCTTTTTATATTCATCAAATTGGCGATGGAGAATATCCAAAAGAATGTGTTGACTGGCCTAAAAGTAAAGAATGGAAAGATGTTGCTGAAAAATTAAAGAAAGAAAAGAAAATTAAATACTTTGGTCTTTCCTGTCATGCTGGCACTTTACCCCAAATAATGGAAGCAGCCGCAGAAGGCGGTTTTGTTGATATGATAATGTTTAGATATAACTTCCGTTCAGTTAATAGCGATGCTCTTAATCGTGCAATTGATAAAGCCAAAAAAGCTAATATTGGCTTAATTGCAATGAAAACCCAAGGCGGGCGTGTTTCTTTCCAAGAAAAGGCTGATCCATTCACCGAAAAAGGCTTTAACAAAGCTCAGTCCACATTAAAAGCTGTTTGGGCTGATGGTCGTATTGACACAATTGTTTCCAATATGCCTTCACTTCAAATTGTCCAAGAAAATGCTACTGCTGCATTACAAAATCAAATTAGTGCCGCAGAACGTCAACTATTAGATGAATATGCTAAACAAACTAATCATCTAGTTTGTCATGGTTGTGATCATCTTTGTTCCCCACACGTTAATACGCCTGTTCGTATTGGCGATACTTTGCGCTATTTGATGTATCATGACAATTACCAAGACCCAACAATGGCTAAAAATCTCTTCTCTCAACTACCAGTAGATGCTCGTAAAGCAATCCTTAATACCAATTATTTACAAGCTGAAGCTGCCTGTCCACACGGTCTTCAAATTAGTAAGATGATGAGCGAAGCAGTACATAAATTAGCTTAA
- a CDS encoding penicillin acylase family protein, with product MQRERDFPGLSEDLKQMLTAYSEGVNAYITAHQDRLPFEFKMLRYKPEPWQPVDSLAIGKLMALSLTGTWKFDLMRAELKEKLDEKVYKMLFDDSSDFSQPIFDLPAKIEEKPQENLEKPKKIQAQTAKNSYPKIETEIFAATKRTDNALSDLVLSSNEAMIGSNNWVISGKLTDTGKPLLANDPHQGLSLPAIWYQINLRATDGSYYAAGVSVIGAPGVVIGHNDHIAWGATNVMADVQDVYIEEFDPTNPTRYRIGEEWKEAEIIKEQIQVRESLASSKTKTIEHEIVITRHGPIVASSKGQKIALCWTGRDAPSEFPVTYKLNQAKNWQEFCDALRGGAMPIINYVYADKEGNIGYYAAGRIPIRANGKGDLPFDGRTNEGEWTGYIPFEEMPHLYNPENGYIATANQRLVGEKYPYRMTSDWAPPYRAHRIYKLLAEKKQFTFADMHKLHGDVYAIPTKFFADQVVKRAAEHKNDPIWQQMEKDLNNWDGNLAINSRSAAIAVTMRNAFTEDFFTSWLGDLRPTYNWYLRSSVIDHVIANWSADFLPTKYKDFDTMIVNAYQAANKTLTEKLGSDSAKWTYGGINKFSFNHPLAKISVLKTIFNSSDVIVGGSAHTINCNDTNADRIWGPSMRMVISLDDWDLTTLAVTPGASGQLGSPHYLDQIDDWASLQPHGFPFSEKNVEKFSVAKLTLVAQKN from the coding sequence GTGCAGCGGGAAAGGGATTTTCCTGGTCTTTCTGAAGACTTAAAACAGATGCTAACGGCTTATTCTGAAGGTGTAAATGCTTATATAACTGCTCATCAAGATAGATTACCGTTTGAATTTAAGATGCTTAGGTACAAACCTGAGCCTTGGCAACCTGTTGATAGCTTGGCAATAGGAAAATTGATGGCACTATCGCTTACAGGGACTTGGAAATTTGATTTAATGCGTGCAGAGTTAAAAGAAAAATTAGATGAAAAAGTCTATAAAATGCTTTTTGATGATAGTAGCGACTTTAGCCAACCGATCTTTGACTTGCCTGCAAAAATAGAAGAAAAGCCACAAGAAAATCTAGAAAAGCCAAAAAAAATACAAGCACAAACAGCTAAAAATAGTTATCCAAAAATAGAAACAGAAATTTTTGCTGCTACTAAAAGAACAGATAATGCTTTGTCAGACTTAGTTTTAAGCAGCAATGAAGCAATGATTGGTAGTAATAACTGGGTAATATCAGGAAAACTTACTGATACTGGTAAACCCTTGCTAGCTAATGATCCTCATCAAGGCTTATCTTTACCAGCGATTTGGTATCAAATAAATTTACGTGCTACAGATGGCAGTTATTATGCTGCTGGCGTTTCTGTAATTGGCGCGCCTGGTGTAGTGATTGGTCATAATGACCATATTGCTTGGGGCGCAACAAATGTAATGGCTGACGTGCAAGATGTTTATATAGAAGAATTTGACCCAACTAACCCTACTCGTTATCGTATTGGCGAAGAATGGAAAGAAGCAGAAATAATTAAAGAACAAATTCAGGTTAGAGAATCGCTTGCAAGCTCTAAAACAAAAACTATTGAGCATGAAATAGTTATCACTCGTCACGGCCCCATTGTTGCAAGTTCTAAAGGTCAAAAAATCGCTCTTTGTTGGACTGGTCGAGATGCTCCATCAGAATTTCCTGTCACCTATAAATTAAATCAAGCAAAAAATTGGCAAGAATTTTGTGATGCTTTGCGCGGTGGAGCAATGCCGATAATTAATTATGTTTATGCTGATAAGGAAGGAAATATTGGCTATTATGCTGCCGGTCGTATCCCAATACGCGCAAATGGCAAAGGAGATTTGCCTTTTGATGGTCGGACAAATGAAGGGGAATGGACAGGTTATATTCCTTTTGAAGAAATGCCACATCTTTATAACCCTGAAAATGGCTATATTGCTACAGCAAATCAACGGTTAGTAGGAGAAAAATATCCTTATCGTATGACTAGCGATTGGGCCCCGCCTTATCGCGCACACCGAATTTACAAATTATTAGCTGAGAAAAAACAATTTACTTTTGCTGATATGCACAAATTACATGGGGATGTTTATGCAATACCAACTAAATTTTTTGCTGATCAAGTGGTAAAACGTGCAGCAGAGCATAAAAATGACCCAATTTGGCAACAAATGGAAAAAGACTTAAATAATTGGGATGGTAATTTAGCTATTAATAGCCGTTCTGCTGCAATTGCTGTAACAATGCGAAATGCTTTTACAGAAGACTTTTTTACTTCTTGGTTAGGAGATTTACGGCCAACTTATAATTGGTATTTACGCTCTAGTGTAATTGATCATGTGATTGCTAATTGGTCGGCTGACTTTTTACCTACAAAATATAAAGATTTTGACACAATGATAGTAAATGCTTATCAAGCAGCAAATAAGACTTTAACGGAAAAACTTGGGTCTGATAGTGCAAAATGGACTTATGGAGGGATAAATAAATTTTCTTTTAACCACCCATTAGCAAAAATTTCTGTATTAAAAACTATTTTTAATTCATCAGATGTTATTGTGGGAGGTTCAGCACATACAATTAATTGTAATGATACAAATGCGGATCGTATTTGGGGGCCTTCTATGCGAATGGTAATTTCTTTAGATGACTGGGATTTAACAACTTTGGCTGTTACACCTGGTGCATCCGGTCAGCTAGGCAGCCCTCATTATTTAGATCAAATAGATGATTGGGCAAGCCTACAACCACATGGATTTCCATTTAGCGAAAAAAACGTAGAAAAATTTTCAGTAGCTAAACTAACCTTAGTTGCTCAGAAAAACTAA
- a CDS encoding Uma2 family endonuclease — protein sequence MPPQEDPPRSPRETLPTMYDLPSEEIGESGLPDEFHIFQSQLLRETFQTQEYSIDEVFIGTDINLYYDVTTNWYKRPDWFACVGVPRLYDNQTLRLSYLVWQERANPLIVVELLSPSTEKEDLGQKVKKRVSDNDPLSKWEVYQTILRVPFYFTYDHLSQQIRAFRLEGDSYISFLPDKDGRFFLPSVSVYLGLWQGSYQNINETWLRWFDHQGNLIPTPLEKEVLEKERERAEKETERTEKEALEEKLAALNEKLKVMGIDPNSL from the coding sequence ATGCCTCCTCAAGAAGACCCTCCGCGCTCGCCAAGGGAAACTTTACCAACAATGTATGATTTACCAAGTGAAGAAATAGGAGAAAGCGGATTGCCAGACGAATTTCATATTTTTCAATCTCAGCTTCTTAGAGAAACTTTTCAAACCCAAGAATACTCTATAGATGAAGTATTTATTGGTACAGATATAAACTTATATTATGATGTCACCACAAACTGGTATAAGCGGCCTGATTGGTTTGCTTGTGTAGGCGTACCAAGACTTTATGACAATCAGACTCTAAGGTTAAGCTATTTGGTTTGGCAAGAAAGAGCAAATCCTTTGATTGTAGTTGAGCTACTTTCCCCTAGTACAGAAAAAGAAGACCTTGGACAAAAAGTTAAAAAACGGGTTAGTGATAATGATCCCCTTAGTAAATGGGAAGTCTATCAAACAATCTTAAGAGTTCCATTTTATTTTACTTATGACCACTTATCTCAACAAATCCGAGCCTTTCGTTTAGAGGGTGATAGCTATATTTCCTTTCTACCAGACAAAGACGGACGTTTCTTTTTGCCAAGTGTTAGCGTTTACTTGGGCTTATGGCAAGGCAGCTATCAAAACATTAATGAAACTTGGCTTCGTTGGTTTGACCATCAAGGTAATTTAATCCCTACACCTTTAGAAAAAGAAGTTCTTGAAAAAGAACGTGAACGTGCTGAAAAGGAAACTGAACGCACTGAAAAAGAAGCTTTAGAAGAAAAGTTAGCTGCTCTAAATGAAAAGTTAAAAGTTATGGGAATTGATCCAAATAGTTTGTAG
- a CDS encoding FHA domain-containing protein encodes MVSNVDNDVENPQHREATDCFMQARSAIKNGEVGNAERLLRRALELWPDNYNYTLQLAKLAIQVGKQDREVEDLLQKTSVLNLAATEPRLLLATQYEKSGQNKKALSVYKGVLNIDPTNLIVRRKLGQQQLDPGQAMNITMLSNKLMDSPVYEEPEDIFSTKPSQPTPVKPQPKLPFPSDPLATKPLQPSTLDKLSDSDNPGELKTVKDIPLSLVQAIQNKPQPSPIDQAAFQEEMRERPTSDDIATYSQESTTTTNTGLADNWESLMEAIQHDSQMYEVDGHLPMNVAISYIEVGLYGEAVEELEEAWKLFTKKSDPEAVRCCLLLIDCLFSLERYQDAIDWCNKGIVLTGRTSAEGKSFVHRLATSYERLGDLAEANKIKAELGSDGTLMPNLPMPYAQPIAALRFVLRPKRGYEGEDFNLNPDLVELVIGRGPKAHVLIDSPRVSKEHALLRFTQTGLKIINLSRTNGTFLNGEKLEPDLEYPIDPGDVIGLGKTIDVELLSR; translated from the coding sequence ATGGTATCAAATGTTGATAATGATGTAGAAAATCCACAACATCGGGAAGCAACCGATTGCTTTATGCAAGCTCGTAGTGCGATTAAAAATGGTGAAGTAGGAAATGCAGAAAGATTGCTACGGCGTGCCTTAGAACTTTGGCCTGATAACTATAACTATACATTGCAGTTAGCTAAATTAGCTATCCAAGTAGGCAAACAAGACCGTGAAGTAGAAGACCTGTTACAAAAAACCAGTGTGCTTAATTTAGCAGCAACAGAGCCTAGATTACTTTTAGCAACGCAATATGAAAAGTCTGGTCAAAACAAAAAAGCTCTTTCTGTTTATAAAGGAGTGCTTAATATTGACCCTACTAACCTGATTGTTAGACGTAAGTTAGGCCAGCAACAGCTTGATCCAGGGCAGGCTATGAATATAACTATGCTTTCAAATAAGCTGATGGATTCACCTGTTTATGAAGAGCCTGAAGATATATTTTCTACTAAACCTTCTCAACCTACTCCAGTTAAACCACAACCAAAGCTACCTTTTCCAAGTGACCCACTAGCTACAAAACCCTTGCAACCTTCAACGCTTGATAAATTAAGCGATTCTGATAACCCTGGCGAGCTAAAAACAGTTAAAGATATCCCTCTCTCCCTAGTTCAAGCTATCCAAAATAAACCTCAACCATCTCCAATTGATCAAGCAGCATTTCAAGAAGAAATGCGTGAACGTCCAACTTCTGATGATATTGCCACTTATTCCCAAGAAAGCACAACTACAACAAATACAGGGCTTGCAGACAACTGGGAATCCTTGATGGAAGCCATCCAACATGATTCACAAATGTATGAAGTTGACGGACATTTACCAATGAATGTAGCCATTTCTTATATAGAAGTTGGCCTTTATGGTGAGGCTGTAGAAGAATTAGAAGAAGCTTGGAAATTATTTACTAAAAAATCTGACCCTGAAGCTGTGCGTTGCTGTTTGTTATTAATAGATTGTCTATTCTCACTTGAAAGATACCAAGATGCAATTGATTGGTGTAATAAAGGTATCGTCCTTACAGGCCGTACTTCAGCCGAAGGAAAATCCTTTGTCCATCGTCTAGCTACTAGTTATGAACGTTTAGGAGATTTAGCAGAAGCTAACAAAATAAAAGCAGAACTTGGCTCTGATGGAACATTGATGCCTAATCTACCAATGCCTTATGCACAACCTATTGCAGCCCTACGCTTTGTTTTACGCCCCAAACGTGGCTATGAAGGTGAAGATTTTAATCTCAACCCTGATTTAGTAGAACTTGTTATTGGTCGTGGCCCAAAAGCACATGTTTTGATAGATTCTCCAAGAGTTTCTAAAGAACATGCCTTACTTCGTTTTACTCAAACAGGGCTAAAAATTATTAACCTTAGCAGAACTAATGGCACATTCTTAAATGGTGAAAAATTAGAGCCAGATTTAGAATATCCTATTGACCCAGGTGATGTAATTGGCTTAGGCAAAACAATTGATGTAGAACTATTATCTAGATAA
- a CDS encoding penicillin acylase family protein produces MTDKKTNDFEKKPKQRHWIVRLLSIVILGVFIIGLGVIVVGKVTYENWKNRALSEVVGKVQVTSLKTDVTINRDKWGVPYIVAGNMADVAFAQGYATAQDRLWQMDLLRRAARGELSAVLGAGEKRRYFRS; encoded by the coding sequence ATGACAGATAAAAAAACAAACGATTTTGAAAAAAAGCCTAAACAGCGACATTGGATAGTCCGACTTCTTTCTATAGTTATTTTAGGAGTATTTATTATTGGTTTAGGTGTAATAGTTGTTGGTAAAGTAACTTATGAAAATTGGAAGAACAGAGCATTATCCGAAGTAGTAGGAAAAGTGCAGGTAACTAGTCTTAAAACAGATGTTACGATTAACCGCGATAAATGGGGAGTTCCTTATATTGTAGCTGGTAATATGGCAGACGTAGCTTTTGCCCAAGGTTATGCAACGGCTCAAGATAGGCTTTGGCAAATGGATTTGCTTAGGCGTGCTGCTAGAGGGGAACTTTCTGCTGTGTTAGGGGCAGGTGAAAAAAGACGCTACTTTAGAAGTTGA
- a CDS encoding oligopeptide transporter, OPT family, which produces MSNLEGKPEFHPYVSADKVIPEMTAKALILGTLLGIIFGASSVYLALKVGLTVSASIPVAVLSITLFRYTLKSTILENNIVQTTGSAGESIAAGVAFTMPALLILGYDLPVWHVSTIALAGGILGILMMIPLRRALIVKEHGNLIYPEGTACAEVLIVGERGGIQAKTIFAGLGMGVLYKFFNSGFHLWNEYPKYVLPFYRGKTESTRQIAEVSAEISPELLGVGYIIGPKVGSIMLAGAALSYLVFIPMIKLFGDALIAPMYPETTLLIKDMTPDDVHKNYIYYIGVGSVAAGGIISLLQAMPTIIGAFRSSIKDLKGMVGEKASSVLRTERDMPITVVVVGSIILVLAIWLIPQLQMTLAGALMVVIFGFFFATVSSRITGEIGSSSNPISGMTVATLLMTCLIFVLREQTGPEMRAIALSVGAIVCICASNAGTTSQDLKTGFLVGGTPRNMQIAIMVGTVTSGLVVGLTLTSINNAYKTIVPVYLPNYTAQQLGTDTETAPNGQNLKVHRLSVETNGVPPGKYLANDQGQLMFKVDPGVGGKENNIYEQKSFPNVKVAPSETIARGTDGELYRLYRQTQEDGVLPVGNYLVTNDGEIKFASKGVQKMPAPKPQIMALITDGILTGKLPWGLVLLGVFTSIVLELSGVSALPFAVGLYLPFASSAPIFIGGMVRYFVDRRTSPTSEAESESSGGVLFSSGLIAGGSICGLLLAGLTAFKYNEKLDLSSYLGSLANPDTLLNNLIAISVFLSLAALLAYIGINSGKKT; this is translated from the coding sequence ATGTCTAATCTTGAGGGTAAACCCGAGTTTCACCCTTATGTTAGTGCAGACAAAGTAATACCAGAAATGACTGCAAAAGCCCTAATTTTAGGGACGCTTTTAGGTATTATTTTTGGAGCATCCTCTGTGTATCTAGCTCTTAAAGTTGGACTTACGGTTAGTGCTTCAATTCCTGTTGCTGTACTTTCAATAACACTATTTCGTTATACATTAAAATCTACCATTTTAGAAAATAATATTGTTCAAACCACAGGTTCAGCCGGTGAATCAATTGCCGCAGGTGTGGCTTTTACCATGCCAGCCTTACTTATTTTAGGTTATGACTTACCAGTTTGGCATGTCTCAACTATTGCTTTAGCAGGTGGAATACTAGGTATTCTAATGATGATTCCGTTGCGCCGAGCTTTGATTGTAAAAGAGCATGGCAACTTAATTTATCCAGAAGGCACAGCTTGTGCAGAAGTGTTAATAGTTGGTGAACGCGGCGGTATACAAGCCAAAACAATTTTTGCTGGTTTAGGAATGGGTGTTCTTTATAAGTTTTTTAACTCAGGATTTCACTTGTGGAATGAATACCCTAAATATGTTTTACCTTTTTATAGAGGCAAAACAGAAAGTACCCGCCAAATAGCTGAAGTTTCTGCTGAAATCTCTCCTGAATTATTAGGGGTTGGTTATATCATTGGGCCAAAAGTTGGCTCAATTATGCTAGCTGGGGCAGCACTTTCTTACTTAGTATTTATTCCTATGATCAAGCTTTTTGGGGATGCTCTAATTGCTCCAATGTATCCAGAAACTACCTTATTAATTAAGGATATGACACCAGATGATGTTCATAAAAACTATATTTACTATATTGGTGTTGGTTCAGTAGCAGCAGGCGGAATTATCAGTTTACTCCAAGCTATGCCAACCATCATTGGGGCTTTTCGCTCTAGCATTAAAGACTTAAAAGGTATGGTAGGTGAAAAAGCGTCCTCTGTACTACGTACTGAACGGGATATGCCAATCACAGTTGTAGTAGTTGGCTCAATTATTTTAGTGCTAGCTATTTGGTTAATTCCTCAACTGCAAATGACTTTGGCTGGTGCTTTAATGGTAGTAATTTTTGGGTTCTTTTTTGCTACCGTATCATCTCGTATTACTGGGGAAATAGGCTCTTCATCAAATCCGATTTCTGGAATGACTGTAGCAACTTTGCTAATGACTTGTTTAATTTTTGTACTACGTGAGCAAACCGGCCCAGAAATGAGAGCAATTGCTTTATCTGTAGGTGCAATAGTTTGTATTTGTGCTTCTAATGCTGGTACGACTTCCCAAGACCTAAAAACAGGGTTTCTTGTAGGTGGTACACCACGAAATATGCAAATCGCTATTATGGTTGGGACGGTTACATCTGGCTTAGTTGTAGGTCTAACTTTAACTAGCATAAACAATGCTTATAAAACCATTGTTCCTGTATATTTACCAAATTACACTGCACAACAACTTGGCACTGATACAGAAACTGCACCAAACGGGCAAAATCTTAAAGTTCATCGTTTGTCAGTAGAGACTAATGGAGTACCTCCAGGAAAATACTTGGCTAATGATCAAGGTCAATTGATGTTCAAAGTTGATCCTGGTGTTGGTGGCAAAGAAAATAACATTTATGAGCAAAAATCATTTCCTAATGTTAAAGTTGCGCCTTCAGAAACAATTGCCCGTGGTACTGATGGAGAACTTTATAGGCTATACCGACAAACCCAAGAAGATGGTGTTTTACCTGTAGGTAACTACTTAGTAACAAACGATGGGGAAATTAAGTTTGCAAGTAAAGGTGTACAAAAAATGCCTGCCCCAAAACCCCAAATTATGGCATTAATTACGGATGGAATTTTAACGGGTAAATTACCTTGGGGTCTTGTACTGCTTGGCGTTTTTACTTCCATAGTTTTGGAATTGTCAGGAGTTTCTGCATTACCTTTTGCAGTTGGGCTTTATTTGCCTTTTGCATCCTCAGCACCAATTTTTATTGGTGGTATGGTTCGATATTTTGTAGATCGTAGAACTAGCCCTACCTCTGAAGCAGAATCAGAAAGCTCTGGAGGCGTATTATTTAGCTCTGGTTTGATTGCAGGGGGTTCAATTTGTGGTCTACTTTTGGCTGGTCTAACAGCCTTTAAGTATAATGAAAAGCTAGATTTAAGTTCTTACTTAGGTTCTTTAGCTAATCCAGATACATTACTTAATAACCTAATTGCAATAAGTGTCTTTTTATCTTTGGCCGCGCTTTTAGCCTACATTGGTATTAATAGCGGTAAAAAGACTTGA